In a genomic window of Persicobacter psychrovividus:
- a CDS encoding LacI family DNA-binding transcriptional regulator, whose amino-acid sequence MKKVTIKDLAKALNLSISTISRALNDKYDINPETQAKVLAMAEEMGYSPNPIAQKLQNKKSKNIGVVVPEFRNAFFPDIISGIQDIVQPLGYQVLITQSNENSETELLNVKSLYENMVDGLIISFSSGTTDLKYYQQLVEQEFPMVQVNRVLEEINTSKVLFDDYSWAFMATEHLILQGYKNIFHLKGPKHIVVTKERLRGFEGAMKKHQLPMDPTQIIDSGVTIEDGKKAMQKLLEQGQKPDAIFAVNDPVALGAIEVLKANNIKIPNDVGVVGFSESRLSEVVQPKLTTVRQPTFEMGQAAAKLLLQEIESSISVPQTVKFSGNFKIKESSVKLI is encoded by the coding sequence ATGAAAAAAGTCACCATAAAAGACTTAGCAAAAGCACTCAACCTATCAATTTCAACCATCTCGAGAGCCCTTAATGACAAGTACGACATCAATCCAGAGACCCAGGCAAAAGTATTGGCAATGGCAGAAGAAATGGGGTATTCCCCCAACCCAATTGCCCAAAAACTACAAAACAAAAAAAGTAAAAATATTGGGGTAGTCGTTCCAGAGTTTAGGAATGCGTTTTTTCCTGATATTATTTCTGGTATTCAAGATATCGTTCAACCTTTAGGCTACCAAGTGCTGATCACTCAATCGAACGAGAACTCAGAAACTGAATTGCTTAATGTAAAATCACTATACGAAAATATGGTAGATGGGCTAATTATTTCTTTCAGTTCAGGAACAACAGACCTGAAATACTATCAACAGCTCGTTGAACAAGAATTTCCAATGGTACAGGTCAATCGGGTTTTGGAGGAAATAAATACATCCAAGGTTTTATTTGATGATTATTCATGGGCATTTATGGCTACTGAACACCTTATTCTTCAAGGGTATAAAAATATTTTTCACCTTAAAGGGCCAAAACATATCGTTGTCACCAAAGAAAGATTAAGGGGGTTTGAAGGTGCCATGAAAAAGCATCAACTACCTATGGATCCTACTCAAATCATCGACTCTGGTGTAACGATAGAAGACGGAAAAAAGGCTATGCAAAAACTATTGGAGCAGGGGCAAAAACCGGATGCTATTTTTGCAGTCAATGACCCTGTAGCCTTAGGAGCAATAGAGGTATTAAAAGCAAATAATATTAAAATCCCGAATGATGTAGGGGTGGTTGGATTTTCGGAATCTCGATTATCAGAGGTAGTTCAACCAAAACTCACCACCGTCAGACAACCCACCTTTGAAATGGGACAAGCTGCCGCAAAATTATTACTTCAAGAAATTGAAAGTAGTATTTCCGTTCCTCAGACTGTAAAGTTCAGTGGTAATTTTAAAATCAAGGAGTCTTCCGTCAAATTAATATGA
- a CDS encoding glycoside hydrolase family 28 protein, which produces MINKVIFGLFFVFLPFLLNAKSIDLGKLGAVADGQTVETELIQHAIDLVHQSGGGKVIFPEGKTMVSGTIFLKSNVSLIIGNGTTLMASSQIKDYSTNTFRTNYKEEPHMDRCFIFAEESSNIQISGGGTIDGNGYWKNFNNTVGRPMLLRIKHCEHIRINNITFVNPASWTSAFLYSNDIEVSNIRISSRVNNNGDGLDFDGCKNVRVSNSFFDTSDDCICLQGSLPEFPVEHITITNCNFTSKWAGIRIGLLSRSDFSSVTVSNCTFNDISDAGLKIQMNEGGKMKHMTFSNLTMTNVPRPIFMTLCRQKAYVDAPEELPAMGAIEGMNFNNIIVNNEQQDKNSAIFITGMPGYKINNLQLSNIQLYFSGGGNAEDSQKNISEYTPDVLNGWWPEFGLVGTLPSSVAYFRHINGLYINNVHAYLSNPDARKPIQLLDVTNHSMRDVFCNYQPIDTKEVIK; this is translated from the coding sequence ATGATAAATAAAGTAATTTTCGGGCTTTTTTTTGTGTTTTTACCTTTTCTATTGAATGCTAAATCTATTGATTTAGGTAAACTTGGGGCAGTAGCCGATGGCCAAACAGTAGAAACCGAATTGATTCAGCATGCAATAGATTTAGTCCATCAATCAGGTGGGGGGAAAGTGATCTTCCCTGAAGGTAAAACAATGGTTTCAGGGACGATTTTTTTAAAAAGTAACGTATCGCTTATCATAGGAAATGGAACTACACTTATGGCAAGCAGCCAAATTAAAGATTATTCAACAAATACTTTTAGAACAAATTATAAAGAGGAACCGCATATGGATCGATGCTTTATTTTTGCAGAAGAGAGTAGTAACATACAAATTTCAGGTGGGGGGACAATTGATGGGAATGGCTATTGGAAAAATTTCAACAATACTGTTGGGCGCCCAATGCTTCTTCGAATAAAGCATTGTGAGCATATCAGAATCAATAATATTACCTTTGTTAATCCTGCTTCATGGACATCAGCTTTTTTGTACAGCAATGATATAGAAGTATCAAATATCCGGATAAGCAGTAGGGTCAATAATAATGGTGACGGATTAGATTTTGATGGTTGTAAAAATGTCAGGGTATCAAATTCGTTTTTCGATACAAGTGATGATTGTATCTGTTTGCAAGGTTCATTACCAGAATTTCCCGTCGAGCATATTACGATTACCAATTGTAACTTTACAAGTAAATGGGCAGGGATTCGTATTGGTTTACTTTCTCGAAGTGATTTCAGTTCGGTTACGGTTTCGAACTGTACATTTAATGATATTTCCGATGCTGGTCTCAAGATACAAATGAATGAAGGAGGGAAGATGAAGCATATGACTTTCTCAAACCTTACAATGACAAATGTGCCAAGACCAATTTTTATGACTTTATGTCGGCAAAAGGCTTATGTAGACGCTCCGGAGGAGCTTCCTGCTATGGGAGCTATTGAAGGAATGAATTTCAATAACATTATCGTTAATAACGAGCAACAAGATAAAAATTCAGCGATTTTTATCACGGGGATGCCTGGGTATAAGATAAATAATCTGCAATTAAGTAATATTCAGTTATACTTTAGTGGTGGTGGTAATGCAGAAGATTCACAAAAAAATATTTCGGAATACACACCTGATGTTTTAAATGGCTGGTGGCCAGAATTTGGTTTGGTCGGTACATTACCATCGTCTGTTGCCTATTTTAGACATATCAATGGCCTGTACATAAACAATGTACATGCGTATTTGTCAAATCCTGATGCCCGCAAACCTATTCAACTGTTAGATGTAACGAACCATTCAATGCGTGATGTGTTTTGCAATTACCAACCTATTGATACAAAAGAAGTAATCAAATAA
- a CDS encoding FAD-dependent oxidoreductase, with protein sequence MIKEEYNPKVRSNKSVILTSDLVVCGGGLSGVCAAVEAARQGLKVILVQDRPVLGGNASSEVRLWALGATSHMGNNNRWAREGGLIDEILVENTYRNKEGNPVLFDMVLMDFVKNEDNITLLMNTAIYHTVKADEKNIAAVEAFCSQTSTNYLINGTYFCDATGDGIVGFQAGAAFRIGQEAKAEFNEKMAPEEANTELLGHSIFFYSKDVGKPVKYVAPDLALKDITDIPKYQSIKSSDQGCSFWWLEYGGKLDTIHDTENVKEELWKVVYGVWDYIKNSGEFPEAETMTLEWVGAIPGKRESRRFEGHYMLTQNDVIDQVDFEDAVSFGGWAVDHHDVEGVYTKNDSCTQWHTKGVYQIPYRCFISKNIDNLFLAGRIISASHIAFGTTRVMTTCAHGGQVVGTAAALCLKHGLKPEDLKSGHLLSELKNALSARGQGIPKVAYEGPNLLKEAKVTHSSSMSLAKIPANGTWKYLGKSSAQLLPLRKGEAYSFTFDIKANATTKLEAELRLSDKLGNFTPNVILERQVQAVEIGEQKVCFQFKETIPEDQYVFVVLKQNGLVAYKSSELLMTGLVSVFNGENKKVSNNGRQTPPSDIGIDSFDFYTPLRRPDGQNIGMEISPALEGFSADQLTNGLVRPDVRTNAWIADPLDEQPCLTINWEQKKKVNNLTIFFDTDYDHAMESVQMGHHESIIPFVVEAYEILDDRGHIIFEKSDNYQTINRINLHAPIETKQLKIRFKKNQYATPVAVFEIIIN encoded by the coding sequence ATGATTAAGGAAGAATATAACCCAAAAGTAAGATCAAACAAAAGTGTCATTTTGACATCCGACTTAGTGGTTTGCGGTGGGGGATTGTCGGGAGTGTGCGCAGCAGTGGAAGCTGCCCGACAGGGGCTGAAAGTGATCTTGGTTCAGGATCGTCCTGTTTTAGGGGGGAATGCTTCAAGTGAAGTGCGATTGTGGGCATTGGGAGCCACATCTCATATGGGAAACAATAATCGTTGGGCAAGAGAAGGTGGATTGATCGATGAAATATTGGTGGAAAACACCTATCGAAATAAAGAAGGAAATCCCGTGTTGTTTGATATGGTTTTAATGGATTTTGTCAAGAATGAGGACAACATTACTTTATTGATGAATACTGCTATCTACCATACGGTCAAAGCAGATGAAAAAAATATTGCTGCGGTAGAGGCCTTTTGTTCGCAGACATCAACGAATTATTTGATTAACGGAACTTATTTCTGCGATGCAACCGGTGATGGTATTGTTGGATTTCAGGCTGGTGCAGCATTTCGGATTGGTCAAGAGGCAAAAGCGGAATTTAATGAGAAAATGGCACCCGAAGAGGCCAATACGGAACTTTTGGGGCATAGTATATTCTTTTATAGTAAAGATGTTGGTAAGCCTGTTAAATATGTAGCACCGGATTTGGCACTGAAAGATATTACTGATATCCCGAAATATCAGTCAATTAAAAGTAGTGATCAAGGTTGCAGTTTTTGGTGGTTGGAATATGGTGGGAAGTTGGATACGATTCATGATACAGAAAATGTAAAAGAGGAGTTGTGGAAAGTGGTTTATGGGGTGTGGGATTATATTAAGAATTCCGGGGAATTCCCCGAAGCAGAAACCATGACCTTGGAGTGGGTCGGGGCCATCCCAGGCAAAAGGGAAAGTCGTCGTTTTGAAGGACATTATATGCTGACACAAAACGATGTAATTGATCAGGTAGATTTTGAAGATGCGGTTTCATTTGGCGGCTGGGCCGTGGATCATCATGATGTTGAGGGGGTTTATACTAAAAATGACAGCTGTACACAATGGCATACCAAAGGAGTTTATCAGATCCCTTACCGTTGTTTTATCAGTAAGAATATTGATAATCTTTTTTTAGCAGGACGGATCATCAGTGCATCACATATCGCTTTCGGAACCACCCGGGTGATGACTACTTGTGCTCATGGAGGACAGGTGGTCGGCACCGCAGCAGCTTTATGTTTGAAGCATGGCCTAAAGCCTGAAGACCTAAAAAGTGGGCATTTGTTATCAGAGCTCAAAAATGCATTGAGCGCAAGAGGACAAGGGATTCCCAAAGTCGCTTATGAAGGCCCCAACCTGCTTAAAGAGGCAAAAGTTACGCATTCTTCGTCCATGTCACTGGCTAAAATTCCAGCAAATGGAACATGGAAGTATTTGGGGAAATCATCAGCTCAGCTTTTGCCATTAAGAAAAGGGGAGGCATATAGTTTCACTTTTGATATCAAGGCTAATGCAACCACCAAGTTGGAAGCCGAGCTTCGATTAAGTGATAAACTCGGAAATTTTACTCCAAATGTGATTTTGGAACGACAAGTTCAAGCGGTTGAAATAGGGGAACAAAAAGTTTGTTTCCAATTCAAGGAGACAATTCCTGAAGATCAATATGTATTTGTGGTGCTAAAGCAAAATGGTTTGGTGGCTTACAAATCCTCCGAGCTTTTAATGACAGGTTTGGTTTCTGTTTTTAATGGTGAAAACAAGAAAGTTTCCAATAATGGAAGACAGACTCCTCCATCAGATATTGGAATTGATTCTTTTGACTTTTATACGCCTCTGAGGCGCCCTGATGGACAAAATATTGGCATGGAGATTTCTCCAGCTTTAGAGGGATTCTCAGCTGATCAATTGACCAATGGTCTTGTTCGTCCTGATGTGAGAACCAATGCTTGGATAGCAGATCCTTTGGATGAGCAACCCTGTTTGACGATCAATTGGGAGCAGAAAAAGAAGGTTAATAACCTTACCATTTTCTTTGATACAGATTATGATCATGCAATGGAATCTGTGCAAATGGGACACCATGAAAGTATTATTCCATTTGTGGTTGAAGCGTATGAAATTTTAGACGATAGAGGCCATATTATTTTCGAAAAGTCAGATAATTATCAGACAATCAACAGAATAAACCTTCATGCCCCAATTGAAACAAAACAATTGAAAATCAGATTTAAAAAAAATCAATATGCTACGCCTGTTGCTGTTTTTGAGATAATCATTAATTAG
- a CDS encoding sugar-binding domain-containing protein, giving the protein MDFNNDWIFHKGDLSEGASVKLQEKQDRESVRLPHDWAISGPFSKKYNARCGGLPVYGVSWYRKHFKLSKQDQQMYIFIDFEGVMMNAEVWINGHYLGIHHNGYTGLNTI; this is encoded by the coding sequence ATAGACTTTAACAATGATTGGATATTTCATAAAGGTGATCTATCGGAGGGAGCTTCTGTAAAATTACAGGAAAAGCAAGACAGGGAAAGTGTTCGTTTACCTCATGACTGGGCGATCAGTGGACCGTTTTCAAAAAAGTATAATGCTCGTTGTGGTGGTCTGCCGGTGTATGGAGTTTCCTGGTATCGTAAACATTTCAAATTATCCAAACAAGATCAGCAAATGTATATATTCATTGATTTTGAAGGGGTAATGATGAATGCGGAAGTATGGATTAATGGTCACTATTTGGGGATTCATCATAATGGATATACTGGTTTGAATACGATTTAA
- a CDS encoding aldo/keto reductase: MMIEKSRRIRPRQGSTTRRSSVSNIIEQLNFFIMNEVLLKPTYKEDVYAVNDIFSHGGRLVLGCSGLGGVWGDVVEQESVDCILYALENGIKTLDTAPSYNQSEIFVGKALKEWKGPKPFVSSKVGRLPAQAADDCIVDYSSESMRSSLARTLDRLQIDALDLVFLHEPHLVPLNEYDRITDDLLRFKQEGMVKMIGVGGNPTAGFRKALNQKNVFDVVSGFLGLDACNLNALKDDIPLLSQHKIAYYAASGLHMGLLGSRFKQHVQNPPNNEWITNRDVANAVKVNQIAQEIGMPLADLAMKYIFSMQQADRVVIGARTKEQTISLCNIWKQGGLSEDIFNRITDTLIGG, translated from the coding sequence ATGATGATTGAAAAGTCCAGAAGAATTCGACCCAGGCAAGGATCAACAACCCGGCGATCATCAGTAAGTAATATCATTGAACAGTTAAATTTTTTTATTATGAATGAAGTATTGTTGAAACCCACTTATAAAGAGGATGTATATGCTGTGAACGATATTTTTTCTCATGGAGGGCGTTTAGTATTGGGCTGTTCGGGGCTCGGAGGAGTTTGGGGAGATGTGGTCGAGCAGGAGTCTGTTGATTGTATTTTGTATGCGCTCGAGAATGGGATCAAAACTTTAGATACAGCACCCTCATACAATCAGTCCGAAATTTTCGTCGGAAAGGCGCTGAAGGAGTGGAAAGGACCAAAACCTTTTGTCTCTTCGAAAGTGGGAAGGCTGCCGGCCCAGGCTGCAGACGATTGCATCGTAGATTACAGCTCAGAGTCGATGCGAAGTTCCCTTGCCCGCACTCTTGATCGTCTTCAGATTGATGCTTTAGACCTTGTGTTTTTACATGAGCCGCATCTTGTACCGCTGAATGAATATGATAGAATTACGGATGACCTTTTGAGATTTAAGCAAGAAGGTATGGTCAAAATGATTGGTGTCGGAGGTAATCCAACAGCCGGTTTTCGTAAGGCACTTAATCAAAAAAATGTCTTTGATGTGGTATCAGGTTTTTTGGGCTTGGATGCCTGTAACCTAAATGCGCTAAAGGATGATATTCCATTGTTGAGCCAACACAAAATAGCCTATTATGCAGCAAGTGGATTACACATGGGATTATTAGGCAGTCGATTTAAGCAACACGTGCAAAATCCTCCAAACAATGAATGGATCACCAATAGGGATGTGGCAAATGCCGTTAAGGTGAATCAAATAGCCCAGGAAATAGGAATGCCTTTGGCGGACTTAGCTATGAAATATATATTTTCCATGCAGCAGGCTGATCGGGTAGTGATCGGGGCACGAACAAAAGAACAAACCATTTCACTTTGCAATATATGGAAGCAAGGTGGTTTATCTGAGGATATTTTCAATCGTATCACTGATACCCTTATAGGAGGTTGA
- a CDS encoding glycoside hydrolase family protein produces the protein MKYFIFFTFVCLNIMSCTHQKQTDDYKIVLGKVPNSAKFIDNQWYIWGGSVIESEGKYHMFYSRWPKKYHFNAWLTYSEVAHAVADSPTGPYKHVDVALPERDSTFWDGHNTHNPTVKEFDGKFYLYYTGNHGDRVVKEKGYNWSHRNNQRIGVAVADNINGPWKRFDKPLLELSTDSLGHDALMMANPSVTRAPDGRYVLVYKCVGKKRKLPAGGPVVHMVAFSDAPTGPFKKYPEPIFTAEGHDFPAEDPYIWTQDDKFYAIVKDFRGTFTKQGQSLALFESNDAISWSLSKNPLVSTMKINWEEHVQSVKHLERPQLFLKDGKPYALMCAADTLDDRGVYQSFNVQIPIINH, from the coding sequence ATGAAATATTTTATTTTTTTTACGTTCGTTTGCCTCAATATTATGAGTTGTACTCATCAAAAACAAACTGATGATTACAAAATAGTATTGGGAAAAGTACCTAATTCCGCTAAGTTTATCGACAATCAATGGTATATATGGGGAGGGAGTGTGATTGAATCTGAGGGAAAGTACCATATGTTTTATAGTCGTTGGCCTAAAAAGTATCATTTTAATGCTTGGCTAACCTATTCAGAAGTTGCTCATGCAGTAGCAGATAGCCCCACTGGGCCCTATAAGCATGTTGATGTGGCTTTACCTGAGCGGGATTCAACTTTTTGGGATGGGCACAATACGCATAACCCGACAGTGAAAGAGTTTGATGGTAAATTTTATCTTTACTATACTGGAAATCATGGAGACCGGGTGGTCAAAGAAAAAGGTTATAACTGGTCTCATAGAAATAATCAGCGCATTGGGGTTGCTGTTGCCGATAACATTAATGGGCCATGGAAAAGGTTTGATAAGCCTTTGCTCGAACTATCGACTGATTCGTTGGGGCATGATGCACTGATGATGGCCAATCCTTCTGTTACCAGAGCTCCGGATGGTAGATATGTTTTGGTGTATAAGTGTGTAGGCAAAAAACGAAAATTACCAGCGGGTGGTCCTGTGGTTCATATGGTTGCATTCTCCGATGCTCCTACTGGCCCATTTAAAAAATATCCAGAACCAATATTCACAGCGGAAGGACATGATTTCCCTGCGGAAGATCCATATATCTGGACACAAGATGATAAATTCTATGCAATCGTTAAGGATTTTAGAGGAACCTTCACCAAGCAAGGACAATCCTTGGCTTTGTTTGAGTCCAATGATGCAATATCATGGTCTTTAAGCAAAAACCCATTAGTATCAACGATGAAAATTAATTGGGAAGAGCATGTGCAGTCAGTGAAACATTTGGAACGACCACAGCTATTTTTGAAGGATGGTAAACCTTATGCTTTAATGTGCGCTGCTGATACACTGGATGATCGAGGTGTTTATCAGTCATTTAATGTTCAGATCCCAATCATTAATCATTAA
- a CDS encoding sodium:solute symporter family protein — protein sequence MNAIDLIAITLFMFIVFLTGMAFSRTSGDNMKSFFAADGAVPWWMNGLSLFMSFFSAGTFVVWGAIAYADGLVAVSIQWTMCIAGILIGLFIAPKWQKTKVLTVAEFITKRLGLEVQKTYTLLFLAVSIFTAGGFLYPVAKIVEVWSGFPASYSIVLIGTIMALYTAVGGLWAVVVTGVLQFIVLFAAVIIVVPLALEHVGGFNAFLSGVPEGYLDLTNGEYSGAFLLSFGLYNLFFIAGNWAFVQRFTTVASPKDAKKVGWMFGLLYTISPLLWMLPPMLYRIVDPNLIGTQSEEAYMLMCKAVLPVGMLGLIVGGMVFATSSSINTTLNISAGVITNDIYKRLYPNATDAQLVKVGKLATMGFGLLTIGVALLVPYMGGIVNVILSIASLTGAAMFLPPLWTLFSKRQTGFSVLSTTIFSLLVNLFMKFVAPGLLGISLSRTNEMILGVGLPIVLLIIFELINKSKNIAIKYELPPEQTSEDVSEASANIRGVKIMSLGIIAVGVLLAGLGILADRSSFLILSVATIIFILGSVILYKNNKSRKDILAKVDDLVEVE from the coding sequence ATGAACGCAATTGACTTAATAGCAATAACACTTTTTATGTTCATTGTCTTTCTTACTGGGATGGCATTTTCAAGGACCTCTGGAGACAACATGAAATCATTCTTTGCCGCAGATGGGGCCGTGCCCTGGTGGATGAATGGCTTGTCTTTATTCATGAGCTTTTTTTCAGCGGGAACCTTTGTCGTATGGGGAGCGATAGCTTATGCTGATGGATTGGTTGCCGTATCTATTCAGTGGACAATGTGTATTGCGGGTATTTTGATTGGTTTATTTATTGCGCCTAAATGGCAAAAGACCAAAGTATTAACCGTTGCCGAGTTTATCACTAAGCGTTTGGGCTTGGAGGTGCAAAAAACATACACTTTGTTATTTTTAGCCGTTTCGATATTTACCGCAGGTGGTTTTTTGTATCCTGTTGCTAAAATTGTTGAGGTTTGGTCGGGCTTTCCTGCGAGCTATAGTATTGTTTTGATAGGAACAATTATGGCCCTCTACACAGCTGTGGGGGGGCTTTGGGCAGTAGTCGTTACTGGTGTTCTACAATTTATTGTTCTATTTGCTGCGGTGATTATTGTCGTGCCTTTGGCATTGGAGCATGTGGGAGGTTTCAATGCTTTCTTAAGTGGTGTTCCTGAGGGTTACTTAGATTTGACTAACGGCGAATACTCTGGGGCGTTTTTGCTATCGTTTGGATTGTATAATTTATTTTTTATCGCAGGTAACTGGGCATTTGTTCAGCGATTCACTACCGTGGCAAGCCCTAAGGATGCTAAAAAAGTGGGTTGGATGTTTGGCTTACTATATACTATTTCTCCTTTATTGTGGATGTTGCCTCCCATGCTTTATCGAATAGTTGATCCTAATTTGATCGGCACTCAGAGTGAAGAGGCCTACATGTTAATGTGTAAGGCGGTATTGCCTGTTGGGATGTTGGGCTTGATAGTCGGAGGGATGGTTTTTGCTACCTCGAGCTCGATTAATACAACATTAAACATTTCCGCAGGGGTAATCACCAATGATATTTATAAGCGATTATATCCGAATGCGACAGATGCTCAACTGGTTAAAGTAGGTAAGTTGGCGACAATGGGCTTTGGTTTGCTGACTATTGGGGTGGCTCTTTTAGTTCCTTATATGGGAGGTATCGTCAATGTAATCCTCTCTATAGCTTCTTTAACAGGAGCCGCAATGTTTTTACCTCCGCTTTGGACGCTTTTCTCAAAAAGACAAACAGGCTTCAGCGTCTTATCAACAACAATTTTTAGTTTATTGGTAAATTTATTCATGAAGTTTGTCGCTCCTGGCCTGTTGGGGATCAGTCTGAGCAGAACCAATGAGATGATTTTGGGAGTTGGCTTGCCGATCGTCCTGCTGATAATTTTTGAGTTGATCAATAAATCAAAAAATATAGCGATCAAATATGAACTGCCCCCTGAGCAAACTTCTGAAGATGTATCTGAAGCATCAGCCAATATTCGTGGGGTTAAAATAATGTCATTAGGTATTATTGCAGTAGGGGTATTGTTGGCAGGACTTGGTATTTTGGCTGATAGATCAAGTTTTTTGATTCTTTCTGTTGCGACAATAATATTTATTTTGGGTAGTGTAATTCTGTATAAAAATAATAAAAGTAGAAAAGATATTCTGGCGAAGGTCGATGATTTGGTCGAGGTGGAATGA
- a CDS encoding sulfatase-like hydrolase/transferase — protein sequence MRKIPFIFLLIIFFSPTLRAKDKLKKKQRPNIIFILTDDQPYDYLGVTGNPYLKTPNIDKLANEGVLMTNAHVVSPICMPSRTSILLSQYERTHHVDFNSGTAVSEKAWANAYPMVLRKNGYFTGYIGKNHTPVGDGAYISGVLEKSFDYFMAGHRHLGFYPKDRHKIFNDCKADTQVEILEEVSKDFLESNEFRLNRATNFIKERPKEKPFFLNICFNLPHGASTSTMKMKPTDPATYRTLYRDIDIELDSLYVARKDIVSPKLPKDVLRSENRQKGYYYSDNPSDCKERYIRQLQACTGIDQLVGQVRDMLKKEHLDKNTIIVYMSDHGLFMGQQGLYGKALLYERCTRIPLIIYNPADKIGRKDHRNDALVESIDLGTTFLSWAGITAPSTYQGKDISQVYKDKSLSVRDHSYTENLWSTQFGNPRCESVQNKEWKYIRYYKNENFGAQKKYQIMDKFHIKETDMLYAVHEGDIATYYDYLTASFSEPAVYEELYHISKDRAEVDNLVHDKRYAKVLDELRQVWKQKVHQAYKEDYTNVVPWTYKTTQRVKDAKYSYLKQD from the coding sequence ATGAGAAAGATACCATTTATTTTTCTGTTAATTATTTTTTTTAGCCCGACATTGCGTGCAAAAGATAAGCTTAAAAAAAAGCAGCGACCGAATATCATTTTTATCCTGACTGATGATCAACCCTATGATTATCTTGGGGTTACGGGTAATCCATACCTTAAAACACCAAATATTGATAAGTTAGCAAATGAAGGGGTTTTGATGACTAATGCCCACGTGGTTTCACCTATTTGTATGCCAAGCCGTACCTCTATTCTCCTAAGTCAATATGAAAGGACGCACCATGTTGATTTTAATTCAGGGACTGCTGTATCAGAAAAGGCATGGGCAAATGCCTATCCAATGGTTCTTCGGAAAAATGGATACTTCACCGGGTATATTGGTAAAAATCATACCCCTGTAGGTGATGGCGCTTATATTAGTGGGGTATTGGAGAAAAGTTTTGATTATTTTATGGCGGGGCATAGACACCTGGGATTTTATCCCAAGGATAGGCATAAGATTTTTAATGATTGTAAAGCTGATACACAAGTAGAAATATTGGAGGAAGTATCCAAGGACTTTTTAGAGTCCAACGAGTTTAGATTGAACCGGGCGACCAACTTTATTAAGGAGAGACCCAAGGAGAAGCCATTCTTCTTGAATATTTGCTTTAATTTACCTCATGGAGCATCGACCTCAACGATGAAGATGAAGCCTACGGATCCTGCAACTTACAGGACTTTATACAGGGATATTGATATTGAATTGGATTCGCTTTATGTTGCGCGAAAAGATATCGTAAGCCCTAAATTACCTAAAGATGTTTTAAGGTCAGAAAATCGGCAAAAAGGTTATTATTACAGTGACAACCCCTCTGACTGTAAGGAGCGATATATCAGGCAATTACAGGCTTGTACTGGCATCGACCAATTGGTAGGGCAGGTTCGAGATATGCTAAAGAAAGAGCATTTAGATAAGAATACGATTATTGTCTATATGTCTGATCACGGTTTATTTATGGGGCAACAAGGGCTGTATGGTAAGGCCTTGTTGTATGAAAGATGTACACGAATACCGCTTATTATATACAATCCAGCGGATAAAATTGGTAGAAAAGATCATCGTAATGATGCTTTGGTAGAGTCAATAGACCTTGGGACGACCTTTCTCAGTTGGGCGGGTATTACTGCCCCCTCAACATATCAAGGAAAGGATATCTCTCAAGTATATAAAGATAAATCATTGTCAGTTAGGGATCACTCATACACTGAAAATCTCTGGTCAACCCAGTTTGGCAACCCAAGATGCGAGTCGGTTCAGAATAAGGAATGGAAATACATTCGCTACTACAAAAATGAGAACTTTGGTGCGCAAAAGAAATACCAAATTATGGACAAATTTCATATTAAAGAGACGGATATGTTATATGCTGTTCATGAGGGTGACATTGCAACCTATTATGATTATTTAACGGCATCATTCAGTGAACCTGCTGTCTATGAGGAACTTTATCATATATCTAAGGATCGTGCTGAGGTTGATAATTTAGTCCATGATAAACGTTATGCTAAGGTATTGGATGAGCTTCGACAGGTCTGGAAACAAAAAGTGCATCAAGCGTATAAAGAAGATTATACCAATGTAGTTCCGTGGACATATAAGACAACTCAGCGAGTGAAGGATGCGAAATACTCCTACTTAAAACAAGACTGA